Part of the Prevotella communis genome is shown below.
TTTTGGAGATGGGAAGCAAAACTATCTGGAACTTTCTGCCAAATACGATAATAAGGATATTGACTTTGCAGCCTACCAGTATAATGCCGTCTTCGACTATGCCGACGAGACGACACTCCGCTTCAAGAGCTATTATATAAGTGGTGAAAATGGCTGGATGATTTTCCAAAGAGGAGAAGCCGAACCAAGCTTCTAAAAATTTTTTTCTTTCGTTTGCAATGTTTCTGTCATTTTCTGCGTATATATAAATGTAAGACTAAAATAATCATGACAGAAACCGAGACAAACCTCATAGCGGGACTGCTCAAGAAAAGTCCCAAAGCCCAGCAGCAGATGCTCGACCTCTATGGTCGTGATGTCTTTGCACAGGTGGTGCGAATCGTCTCTGTCATCGAGAATGCCGAAGAGGTCTATCAGGATGTCTTCATCAAGGTCTTTAATAATATAAATAGGTATAACGCCGAAAAATCCTCGCTCAAGACCTGGATATCGCGCATAGCCTATAACGAGTCTATCAGCTTCCTGAGACACAAAGGGATGCCAGTCATCTATTTCGAGGATCAGGGCGACAAGGCCGAGGCATTATCAGATACGGAGGTGGACGAGACCTTCGGACATGCCAACCAGGAAACGGTACAACTGATCCGATCGGCATTGAAATATCTGCCTCCTGACGAGCGAGCCATCATCACAATGTTCTATTATGATGAACTGAGCTTAAAGGAAATTGCCGACATCACAGAGTCGATACCGTCAACTATCGCCTCGAAACTAAGCAGAACGAGAAAGAAACTTTGTAGAATCATAAAAATGTTACAGTCATGAACGAGGACAAACTCAAAACTTTATTGGAGCAGGACCAGAACCTGCGCGACGCCATCCGGATGGAAGAGGCGGAGGGTCCTCAGATGCCTGCCGACCTCAACGCCCGTCTGATGCAGAGAGTTCAGCACCCTTCTGCGAAGGAAAGGAGCAAGAAGAAGTGGTGGCCCTGGATTGCAGCAGCCTGTGTGGCTGGCTTCATGATGGTGTACCTGACCCCACCAAAGGACACAACGATGGGAACAGGCATGAATCAGGAAGTAGCCGTAAAGGTGGAACCCAAGCAGGCAAAGCCTCAACAGGACGTTCAACAGGAAATCATCCTGCCAGAAGCACCTGTGAAGGAAACGCCTAAGCAGATAGCCCAAAGCACGCCTGCCAAGCCCAAGAAGCAGCAGACGCCTGTTGTCGCAGAGCCACAAACAGCTCAGGAAACGGTTCCTGCAGAGACGGTTTCTATAGAAACACTCAAGGCAGAAACTATGAAGGCAGAAACACCAGCTATCGCTCAGGCAGCCACCACAACACTGACAGAACGCGACGTCCCCATTACCCGTCCAGAGAACCTGAAGTACACCCCAGAGGAGATGGCCCTGATGAAGAAACAAGCTAACGAGGCCTACCTAAAATGGGTGGAACTGGAACTGGAAATCGCAAAATACCATTTAGAGCAAACTGCTCAGAAATAATGTGAAAATGTAACAATTAAAAATGTAAGAATTAAAATTACGAGATATGAAACGTATATTCATCATGCTGCTCATTGCTTGCAGCGCCATAACAACCATTAGTGCCGATCCATTGGCAAATCCTCAGAAGAAACCTGAGACCGTTATCGCTACCCTGAACGCCATCATCGCTAAGTTTGGCTTGAACGAAGGACAGGTATATTCCGTGAATCGCAACCCCAATACGAGTATCATCGAGTCGAGTACGAAGATTGTGCCCTTCCGCTGTTCAGCCAACAGTATGCAAAACGATAATGTGCTGAAGGCTGTGGCTCTGAACTTCCCCAAAGAGGAACCTCTGGCTTATCAGTTCCTGCATATCCAGCCTGGCAGCAAAGAGAATTTCTCACTGAAGGTCATTACCGAAAATGGTAAGACTCAAGGCACCCAGCACATTCGTACCAATAAGAATCAGGAGATGTGGCTCATGTGCTGCAAGAATCCTGAGAACCCTACGTTGCGTGATGCCTATGCCGTCACTTGGGAATATATGCACGACCAGAAGAATCAGGTATTGGGCACCGTGTATATGATTACCTCGCTGCGTCCCGACCTCTTCGAGAAAAGTATGAGCACTGACCTCTACGCGAAAGATCAGGATGGTTCAAGAATGAGGTTCACCCTCGAAGGCCGTGTAGGCGATGACCTGAAGGATTCTCTCTACGTGTTCTATATAGCTGAAACGGCTGAGCAGCTCAACAATGCTACAGACGATAGCTTTACATTTACGATGCCTGTCATAAACGGCCGTTTCGGTATCTCTGTTGAAAATGACAAGCCTTTTGTGGGTCGTATCCGTACGGTGATGCCCGATGGCTCGCTCTGTCAGCTGTGGACAAACATCGACTGTGTGCCTGGTGAGACCTATCATATCACCACTCATAACGGTTGGTACGAGGAGGACCGCGACTACGAGAACCGTGTAGGTCGCTATAGCGGTAAGAGTCTGCTGAATGCACGACAAATTGCCGGAAATGATGATGTGGATATATTAGAGGTCGACTCCATACCAGTAGTAGATGACGTACCAGTAGATTATGTCAATGGTGAAGGAACGAATAGAAGAGTAGATCAGTGGAGAGAGAACCTGACTACGAAACAGAAAGTTCAGTTTGTGTCAAAGGTTCAGACCCTTGATACTTATGAAAAGGTTTTGAAACAAAGCTATGACCTGATTGGTAAGGAAATTAATGGCATGAGAGATCCTTTCCGTATCAATAGTGCTTTCGATATAATCTACAAGCAGAATAAGACGTTTGACAATCATGTGCAAGACTTCGTGAAATTTGGGCTCAACACGGGTTTACCCAAAAAATCGTTGCCGGATTTCTATAAAAAGGTTCTGGATTTGTATAGTAAACAGAATCAGGCAATCGCCGAATTTTACAAGGAATACGGCTCCTACACCAAGTCGGCCCGCAAAGTCCAAAAGCAAGTCAACAAGTTTACGGAGAAATACATGAATGAAATGATTAAACTGATGAAATAATCATATTGAACGCAAATAGTCCTACGACCTACAGAAGTGAGGCTAATCATAAGAAAAAGGAGGAGAAAATTCATTTCTTCTCCTTTTTCTTTTGGTTCTTTGTCCATTTTTTCTTACCTTTGCCCTCAGGTTACTAAAAACTACAACTATAAAATGAAGCAATTATACATCTTACTATTGGCATTGCTGACTGGAACATCGGCCAGCGCACAGACAGAGTTGACAACATCTGAGGCAAAATCACTCTATAAGACTGTCTCTAAGAAGCGACAGAGCGTGCACGACCCATCAGTGGTGTATGAACCTAACAGCAAACGCTATTATATCTTTGGTTCACATCGTGCCCAGGCTTATACCACTGACCTGCAGAACTGGACGTGGTTCACGTCGCCCTGGAAAGTTGGCAATAATAACAATGCCAGCAACGAGAGTGCTTTTGTCACCCCCAAGGTCACAAAGGTGAAGAAAGGTGGCGTAGAGGTCGACCTGCCTGCTTTCAATGCCAAGGAATGGGCAGCACGTACGGATGCCAGCTATGATATCAACGGCAATA
Proteins encoded:
- a CDS encoding RNA polymerase sigma factor, whose translation is MTETETNLIAGLLKKSPKAQQQMLDLYGRDVFAQVVRIVSVIENAEEVYQDVFIKVFNNINRYNAEKSSLKTWISRIAYNESISFLRHKGMPVIYFEDQGDKAEALSDTEVDETFGHANQETVQLIRSALKYLPPDERAIITMFYYDELSLKEIADITESIPSTIASKLSRTRKKLCRIIKMLQS